One Microvirga thermotolerans DNA window includes the following coding sequences:
- a CDS encoding rhomboid family intramembrane serine protease, with amino-acid sequence MMPNPARSSREPILNLPSVVAWSIGVLVGIHALRSFLSEETDFRLLLDYAVIPARWAVAYGGVEVQEVLNALRRASSPESSSLVALGRFVLQDGEGRPWTALTYAFLHGSWSHVLINGIWLAAFGTPIARRCGTGRFLALAAVSAVGGAVLYAFMNSLQIIPMIGASAAVSGMMAAASWFMFAPAEWLPEGRPTLAHERRREGLLDIVRNRQVLIFLGVWFAANYLFGFVQPFGVADASIAWEAHVGGFLVGLAFFPLLDPLPPRRSRLPA; translated from the coding sequence ATGATGCCGAATCCTGCACGCTCCTCCCGTGAGCCGATCCTCAACCTGCCTTCCGTCGTCGCGTGGAGCATCGGCGTCCTCGTCGGCATTCATGCCCTGCGGTCGTTCCTGTCGGAAGAGACGGATTTTCGGCTCCTCCTCGACTATGCGGTGATTCCCGCCCGTTGGGCGGTGGCCTATGGAGGGGTCGAGGTCCAGGAGGTCCTGAACGCCCTGCGGCGGGCTTCGTCCCCGGAAAGCTCCTCCCTTGTGGCGCTCGGACGGTTCGTTCTTCAGGACGGGGAAGGGCGTCCCTGGACGGCGCTGACCTATGCGTTCCTTCACGGCTCCTGGAGCCACGTGCTCATCAACGGCATCTGGCTCGCCGCCTTCGGAACCCCCATCGCCCGCCGCTGCGGCACGGGACGGTTTCTCGCCCTCGCCGCCGTGTCGGCCGTGGGCGGCGCCGTGCTCTATGCCTTCATGAATTCCCTGCAGATCATTCCGATGATCGGCGCCTCGGCGGCGGTGTCGGGCATGATGGCGGCCGCCTCCTGGTTCATGTTCGCTCCGGCGGAGTGGCTTCCCGAAGGGCGGCCGACCCTCGCTCACGAGCGGCGGCGGGAGGGGCTTCTGGACATCGTCCGAAACCGGCAGGTCCTGATCTTCCTCGGCGTCTGGTTCGCGGCGAACTACCTGTTCGGCTTCGTCCAGCCCTTCGGCGTCGCCGATGCCAGCATCGCCTGGGAGGCCCATGTGGGCGGCTTCCTCGTCGGGCTGGCCTTCTTTCCCCTCCTCGATCCCCTGCCGCCCCGCCGTTCGCGCCTGCCCGCTTGA
- a CDS encoding class I SAM-dependent methyltransferase — protein MTRLDSAIRRLTAQRDLLDWASGIVAPTGFVLELGLGNGRTYDHLRNRLPGREIYVFERRPAAHPSCLPPEGYLVVGDVFETLPAFMADRDARRRCALIHADIGSGDEHLNREVALRLSPLLDQLLQPGGLLLADRGFELPHCADITAETGIAQGRYYVYRREDESRPVVPEALAGA, from the coding sequence ATGACCCGACTCGACAGCGCCATCCGACGGCTCACCGCCCAGCGCGATCTCCTCGACTGGGCGAGCGGGATCGTCGCGCCGACCGGCTTCGTGCTTGAGCTCGGCCTCGGCAACGGTCGGACCTACGACCACCTGCGGAACCGTCTTCCGGGGCGGGAGATCTATGTCTTCGAACGCCGGCCGGCGGCCCATCCCAGCTGCCTGCCGCCCGAGGGCTATCTCGTGGTCGGCGACGTGTTCGAGACGCTGCCCGCCTTCATGGCGGACAGGGACGCGCGGCGCAGGTGCGCGCTGATCCATGCGGATATCGGCTCGGGCGACGAGCACCTGAACCGGGAGGTGGCCCTTCGCCTCTCGCCGCTCCTCGACCAGCTGCTCCAGCCCGGCGGGCTGCTCCTCGCCGACCGCGGGTTCGAGCTGCCGCACTGCGCCGACATCACCGCCGAGACCGGAATCGCGCAAGGGCGGTATTACGTCTACCGGCGGGAGGACGAGAGCCGGCCCGTTGTGCCGGAGGCCCTGGCCGGGGCGTGA
- a CDS encoding gamma carbonic anhydrase family protein: MPIYSLDDRMPDLPEPGRFWVAPDAHVIGSVRLGPDVGIWFGAVLRGDNELIDIGEGTNIQEGAMLHTDPGAPLSVGTGCTVGHHAILHGCTIGSNSLIGMGATILNRARIGANSIVGANALVTEGKEFPDNALIVGSPARVIRALDEAAVERLRASAQGYVANWKRFASGLKRIG; encoded by the coding sequence ATGCCGATCTACAGCCTCGACGACCGGATGCCGGACCTCCCTGAACCCGGACGGTTCTGGGTGGCGCCCGATGCCCATGTGATCGGCAGCGTCCGCCTCGGTCCGGACGTGGGGATCTGGTTCGGCGCGGTCCTGCGCGGCGACAACGAGCTCATCGATATCGGAGAAGGCACCAACATCCAGGAAGGTGCCATGCTGCATACGGATCCCGGGGCGCCGCTGAGCGTCGGAACCGGCTGCACCGTCGGGCACCATGCCATCCTTCACGGCTGCACGATCGGCAGCAATTCCCTGATCGGCATGGGGGCGACGATCCTCAACCGGGCGCGGATCGGGGCGAATTCCATCGTGGGCGCCAATGCCCTGGTCACGGAGGGGAAGGAATTCCCGGACAACGCCCTGATCGTGGGATCGCCGGCGCGGGTGATCCGCGCGCTCGACGAGGCCGCCGTCGAGCGCCTGAGGGCCTCGGCGCAGGGCTACGTGGCGAACTGGAAGCGTTTCGCTTCCGGTCTGAAGCGGATCGGCTGA
- a CDS encoding alpha/beta fold hydrolase → MRFFNSDGVSIAYIDVAPESGQGDPILLIHGFASNHAVNWVNTLWVKTLLREGYRVIALDNRGHGQSEKLYRPEDYESGTMAADACRLLDHLGIERADVMGYSMGARITAHLALAAPERMRSAILGGLGIHLVEGVGLPLGIADAMEAPSLDDLTDPMQRMFRAFAEQTKSDLKALAACIRGSRQVLTREEAASIRVPTLVAVGTEDDVAGSGPELAALIPTAVPLDIPGRDHNLAVGDRVHKQGVLAFLSQRP, encoded by the coding sequence ATGCGCTTCTTCAATTCCGACGGTGTCAGCATCGCCTATATCGACGTCGCCCCCGAGAGCGGGCAGGGGGATCCGATCCTCCTGATCCATGGCTTCGCGTCGAACCATGCGGTCAACTGGGTGAACACGCTCTGGGTGAAGACCCTCCTCCGCGAGGGCTACCGGGTGATCGCCCTCGACAACCGGGGGCACGGGCAGAGCGAGAAGCTCTACCGGCCCGAGGATTACGAATCCGGGACCATGGCCGCGGACGCGTGCCGCCTCCTCGACCATCTCGGGATCGAGCGTGCGGACGTCATGGGCTATTCCATGGGGGCGCGGATCACGGCCCATCTCGCCCTCGCGGCGCCGGAGCGGATGCGTTCCGCGATCCTCGGCGGCCTCGGGATCCATCTCGTGGAGGGCGTGGGCCTGCCGCTCGGCATCGCCGACGCCATGGAGGCGCCGTCCCTCGACGACCTGACGGATCCCATGCAGCGCATGTTCCGTGCCTTCGCGGAGCAGACGAAGAGCGACCTCAAGGCGCTGGCCGCCTGCATCAGGGGATCGCGGCAGGTCCTCACACGGGAGGAAGCCGCCTCGATCCGCGTTCCCACCCTCGTGGCGGTCGGCACCGAGGACGACGTGGCCGGTTCGGGGCCGGAGCTCGCAGCACTGATCCCGACCGCGGTGCCGCTCGACATCCCGGGGCGGGACCACAACCTCGCCGTCGGCGACCGGGTCCACAAGCAGGGCGTCCTCGCCTTCCTGTCGCAAAGGCCGTGA
- a CDS encoding enoyl-CoA hydratase — MPVQISSPCPKFSVSLDGAVATLAIDNPARHNAIDLEMWKALPPIMAMLERDERVRAILLRGAGTSAFAAGADISEFATVRADSTGGRLYEAANEAAFWGVAHCGKPVIAMIRSFCLGGGLGLALACDLRIASDDAQFGIPAAKLGVGYPPGAMRLVTAAVGGPAARDLFYTARRIGAAEAERLGIVQRVVPDGELETAALALASEIATNAPLTIRAAKAAIDEALGIGRPGTDPVALADACFDSADAVEGRQAFLEKRKPSFSGR; from the coding sequence ATGCCCGTTCAAATTTCCTCGCCCTGCCCGAAGTTCTCCGTTTCGCTCGACGGTGCCGTTGCCACGCTCGCCATCGACAACCCGGCCAGGCACAACGCCATCGATCTCGAGATGTGGAAGGCCCTTCCGCCGATCATGGCCATGCTGGAGCGGGACGAGCGGGTGCGCGCGATCCTGCTCCGCGGCGCGGGCACGAGCGCCTTCGCCGCAGGCGCGGACATTTCCGAGTTTGCGACGGTGCGCGCCGATTCCACGGGAGGGCGTCTATACGAGGCCGCGAACGAGGCGGCCTTCTGGGGGGTCGCCCATTGCGGAAAGCCGGTGATCGCGATGATCCGGAGCTTCTGCCTCGGCGGCGGGCTCGGCCTCGCCCTCGCCTGCGACCTGCGCATCGCCTCGGACGACGCCCAGTTCGGCATCCCCGCGGCGAAGCTGGGCGTCGGCTACCCGCCGGGCGCCATGCGGCTCGTCACGGCCGCCGTCGGCGGCCCCGCCGCCCGCGACCTGTTCTATACGGCGCGGCGGATCGGCGCGGCGGAGGCGGAGCGCCTCGGCATCGTGCAGCGGGTCGTTCCCGACGGCGAACTGGAGACGGCGGCGCTGGCGCTGGCATCGGAGATCGCCACGAATGCGCCGCTCACCATCCGGGCCGCGAAGGCGGCCATCGACGAGGCGCTCGGGATCGGGCGGCCCGGCACGGATCCCGTCGCCCTGGCGGACGCCTGCTTCGACAGCGCGGATGCGGTCGAGGGCCGGCAGGCCTTCCTCGAGAAGCGAAAGCCGTCCTTCTCCGGCCGCTGA
- a CDS encoding DUF3126 family protein, producing MDKTEMAKVERYLRQTFANHSIRVVGRPKKTDSAEVYIGEEFVGVLFVDDEDGDRSFNFTMAILDTDLED from the coding sequence GTGGACAAAACGGAGATGGCGAAAGTCGAGCGGTATCTGCGCCAGACTTTCGCGAACCACTCGATCCGCGTGGTCGGTCGCCCCAAGAAGACCGATTCGGCGGAGGTTTATATCGGCGAGGAGTTCGTCGGCGTGCTCTTCGTCGACGACGAGGACGGCGACCGCTCCTTCAACTTCACCATGGCCATCCTCGACACGGATCTCGAGGACTGA
- the cysE gene encoding serine O-acetyltransferase — MTQPRMKPAAPDRVAGTVDPLWDRLRQEAEAVVRDEPALGAIALASVLQQPSLEAAVVHRVSTRLGHPALGADIIEQTFHEALGDDPRIGKAFRADIRAVLDRDPATTRVIEPVLYFKGFHAIQVHRLAHWLWQRGRQDFALYLQSRSSEVFQTDIHPAARIGQGIFLDHATGLVVGSTAVIEDDVSMLQNVTLGGTGKERGDRHPKIRHGVLIGAGAKILGNIEVGHCARVAAGSVVLKPVPHNATVAGVPAKVVGSAGCPEPARSMDHCLSEEGEA; from the coding sequence ATGACACAGCCACGGATGAAGCCGGCCGCTCCGGACCGCGTTGCCGGAACCGTCGATCCCCTCTGGGACCGTCTGCGGCAGGAGGCGGAGGCCGTCGTCCGCGACGAGCCGGCCCTCGGCGCGATCGCCCTCGCCAGCGTGCTCCAGCAGCCGAGCCTCGAGGCCGCCGTCGTCCACCGGGTTTCCACCCGGCTCGGCCATCCGGCGCTGGGAGCGGACATCATCGAGCAGACCTTCCACGAGGCCCTCGGCGACGACCCTCGAATCGGCAAGGCCTTCCGCGCGGACATCCGCGCCGTCCTCGACCGCGATCCCGCGACCACGCGGGTGATCGAGCCCGTGCTCTACTTCAAGGGTTTCCACGCGATCCAGGTCCACCGCCTGGCCCACTGGCTCTGGCAGCGCGGCCGGCAGGATTTCGCGCTCTATCTCCAGAGTCGCTCCTCCGAGGTCTTCCAGACCGACATCCACCCGGCGGCCCGGATCGGCCAGGGCATCTTCCTCGATCACGCCACGGGCCTCGTCGTCGGATCCACGGCGGTCATCGAGGACGACGTGTCCATGCTCCAGAACGTGACCCTGGGCGGGACCGGGAAGGAGCGGGGAGACCGCCATCCCAAGATCCGGCACGGCGTGCTCATCGGCGCCGGCGCCAAGATCCTCGGCAACATCGAGGTGGGGCATTGCGCTCGGGTGGCGGCGGGCTCCGTGGTGCTCAAGCCGGTCCCGCACAACGCGACCGTGGCGGGAGTCCCGGCGAAGGTCGTCGGCAGCGCGGGCTGCCCCGAACCGGCCCGGTCCATGGATCATTGCCTGTCCGAAGAGGGCGAGGCCTGA
- a CDS encoding zinc-finger domain-containing protein, giving the protein MAENKGTPHFHNEPGVPVIHVGSKEFMCIGAKPPFDHPHIFLDMGRDTEIVCSYCSTLYKYDPALATFESRPAECAWDEPEIAADIPHPAR; this is encoded by the coding sequence ATGGCTGAGAACAAAGGCACACCTCACTTCCACAACGAGCCGGGCGTCCCCGTGATTCACGTGGGCTCGAAGGAGTTCATGTGCATCGGCGCGAAGCCGCCCTTCGACCACCCGCACATCTTCCTCGACATGGGCCGAGACACGGAAATCGTCTGCTCCTACTGCTCGACCCTGTACAAGTACGACCCCGCGCTTGCGACCTTCGAGTCCCGCCCGGCCGAGTGCGCCTGGGACGAGCCCGAGATCGCCGCGGACATTCCCCATCCGGCCCGGTGA
- a CDS encoding FAD-dependent oxidoreductase, protein MSARSLAVVGAGIGGLTAALVLARQGHEVTLVERRTGFAEVGAGLQLSPNASRILLALGLGPALRRVATEPERVAIRSIRSGREIGGVALGAFMRERFGAPYWVVHRADLQTILLDAVRSLPNIRIAMGRTVESVADGPERASLAMVSAGAARETLDVEAVVGADGVWSKIRPFVGEAGTPSFRNAIAWRTTVDRRAAPAALAGNETGLWLGTKGHVVHYPVAGGSRINIVAIEASRSPVEGWAAPGDREEILARYRSAAPALRALLGAATEWLRWSLFDLPVTRLAKGRIALLGDAAHPVLPFLAQGAALAIEDAAAIGALLADPRADVAQSFRTYEEHRRDRARQVQDHARRNGRIYHAGGLVAFGRDRVIRHLGPEGMTERYGWLYGYRG, encoded by the coding sequence GTGAGCGCCCGCTCCCTCGCCGTCGTCGGCGCCGGGATCGGCGGGCTGACGGCGGCGCTCGTGCTGGCCCGCCAGGGCCACGAGGTGACGCTCGTCGAGCGGCGCACCGGCTTCGCCGAGGTCGGCGCCGGGCTCCAGCTGTCGCCCAATGCCAGCCGCATCCTCCTCGCCCTCGGCCTCGGGCCCGCCCTGCGCCGGGTCGCGACCGAACCCGAGAGGGTCGCGATCCGCAGCATCCGGTCGGGCCGGGAGATCGGCGGAGTCGCCCTCGGCGCGTTCATGCGCGAGCGCTTCGGGGCTCCCTACTGGGTGGTGCACAGGGCGGACCTGCAGACAATCCTTCTCGACGCGGTGCGCTCCCTGCCCAACATCCGCATCGCCATGGGCCGCACGGTCGAGAGCGTTGCGGACGGCCCGGAGCGGGCGAGCCTCGCCATGGTCTCCGCCGGCGCGGCCCGCGAGACCCTCGACGTGGAGGCCGTCGTCGGCGCGGACGGAGTGTGGTCGAAGATCCGGCCGTTCGTCGGCGAGGCGGGCACGCCGAGCTTCCGCAATGCGATCGCCTGGCGAACCACGGTCGACCGCCGCGCGGCGCCCGCGGCGCTTGCCGGGAACGAGACCGGCCTGTGGCTCGGGACGAAGGGGCATGTGGTCCACTATCCCGTCGCCGGAGGATCGCGGATCAACATCGTCGCCATCGAGGCGAGCCGGAGTCCTGTGGAGGGCTGGGCCGCTCCCGGAGACCGGGAGGAGATCCTGGCCCGCTACCGCTCCGCCGCCCCGGCCCTGCGCGCCCTCCTCGGCGCGGCGACGGAATGGCTGCGCTGGTCCCTGTTCGACCTTCCCGTCACACGGCTCGCGAAGGGGCGCATCGCGCTCCTCGGCGACGCGGCGCACCCGGTCCTGCCCTTCCTGGCGCAGGGCGCCGCCCTCGCCATCGAGGATGCCGCCGCCATCGGCGCGCTCCTGGCCGATCCGCGGGCGGACGTGGCCCAGAGCTTCCGCACCTACGAGGAGCACCGCCGCGACCGGGCCCGGCAGGTCCAGGACCATGCCCGCCGCAACGGCAGGATCTATCACGCGGGCGGCCTCGTGGCCTTCGGCCGCGACCGGGTGATCCGCCATCTCGGCCCGGAAGGCATGACGGAGCGCTACGGCTGGCTCTACGGCTATCGCGGGTGA
- a CDS encoding transglutaminase-like cysteine peptidase: protein MRQDCFKNLFGQATKSLLSSKFVRTAFLGLSLLAPAWFAEAQTLAALPPAGHSIMDMGSAKPIMGWVRFCEKYPSECAVNTAEPETIELTPQTWKLITSVNQRVNSTVKAVTDQDHWGVVDVWGFPDDGKGDCEDFQLLKRRILAENGLPRRAMRMTVVIDELGEGHAVLLIRTKQGDYVLDNKTSAVLPWDRTGYVYIKRESQTATGWVSLGGITSPTVSSPTTTANR from the coding sequence ATGCGGCAGGATTGTTTCAAGAATTTGTTCGGCCAGGCGACGAAGTCGCTTCTTTCCTCCAAATTCGTTCGTACGGCTTTCCTCGGTCTCTCTCTTCTGGCGCCGGCGTGGTTCGCCGAGGCGCAGACCCTCGCGGCCCTTCCCCCGGCGGGCCATTCCATCATGGACATGGGCAGCGCCAAGCCCATCATGGGCTGGGTCAGGTTCTGCGAGAAATATCCTTCCGAGTGCGCGGTCAACACCGCCGAGCCGGAAACCATCGAGCTCACCCCCCAGACCTGGAAGCTGATCACCTCGGTGAACCAGCGCGTGAACTCCACCGTGAAGGCCGTGACGGACCAGGACCACTGGGGCGTGGTCGACGTCTGGGGCTTCCCCGACGACGGCAAGGGCGACTGCGAGGACTTCCAGCTCCTGAAGCGCCGCATCCTGGCCGAGAACGGCCTGCCCCGCCGCGCCATGCGGATGACGGTGGTGATCGATGAGCTCGGAGAGGGCCATGCGGTGCTGCTGATCCGCACCAAGCAGGGCGATTACGTGCTCGACAACAAGACCTCGGCGGTGCTCCCCTGGGACCGGACCGGCTACGTCTACATCAAGCGCGAAAGCCAGACGGCGACCGGCTGGGTGTCCCTCGGCGGCATCACCTCGCCGACGGTCAGCTCCCCGACCACCACAGCGAACCGCTGA